From the Streptomyces sp. NBC_00390 genome, the window GTCTGCCCGTGCTCGCCGGCGCGCTGGTCGGTGCCCGGGCGATCGGCAGGACAGAGCGGTGCGGCCGCGGTCGGCGTACCCGACGACTCCCTCGGCGGCTTCAAGCTCCGGCTCACCCGGCCGCCGTCGATGTGGAACACGGTCCGAGCACCGCTGGGGGCCCGGCCCTACGGTCCGGCAACGAGTCCGCGCCGCAGAGCATGCCCGACACCCGCTCGTCGTGCCCGACCGGGTGCAGGCACCGGCGGCGTCGCCCGACGCACGTCGCCGCCCGCGGGGAGGCAACTCCCCGCGGGCGGCGGACTTCTCGGCGGTCTGCCCTGTGTCAGCCCTGCTGGGCCACCAGGCTCGCCGGGCGCAGGTCGCTCCAGTGGGACTCGACGTAGGCGACACACGCCTCGCGCGTGTCCTCGCCGAAGACCGTGCGCCACCCAGCGGGCACCTCGGCGAACGACGGCCACAGCGAGTGCTGGTTCTCGTCGTTCACGAGTACCAGGAAGCGGCCCTGCGGGTCCTCGAACGGGTTGGTGGTCATGCGTTGTCACTCCTCAGGGACTTAACGGTGAACAGCTCCGAGAGCGGCTGTTCGGGGTCGGCTGCCACGGTGCGCAGCAGGGTCTGGAGTTCGTCGGCGAGCCGTCGTGCCTTGGCGCTGCCGAGCAGGTCGGTCGAGTGGATCAGTTCGCAGTGCACCGGGCCCTCGCCGCGCGGCTCGTAGAAGCTGAGGATCAGCTCGGCCCGCGCGGTGCCGGTCGGGACGGCATGGAACGAGCCGATGCCGCCCTCCAACTGCCCGAGGTCCGCCTGCTCGTGGTGGATCACCATGACCTGCGGTCCCTCCTGCGGCAGTCCGGTGGTCCGCACGACCTCGTCGAACGGGACGTCCTGCCGGTCCAGCGCGCTCAGCGTGGTCTCCCGCACCCTGGTCAGCAGCTCCGCGAACGTCGGGTCGCCGGCGGTGTCGGTACGCAGGACGACCGTGTTGAGGAAGCAGCCGACCAGGTCGGCGAGCTGGTCGTCGGTGCGGCCGGCGACCATCGTACCGATGGGCAGGTCGGTGCCTGCTCCGTGGGCGGTGAGCAGGGCCGCCAGGGCCGAGTGCAGCACCATGAACATGCTGGTGCCGGTGGCCCCTGCGAGCCGGTCCACGGCCGCGTGGAGCTCCTCGTCGAGAACGAAGCCCACATGGTCGCCCGGGCGTCCGCCGGACGCGGCCGGCGCCGCGGTGCCGCGCGGGCCGTCCCCCGGGAGGGCCAGCCGCTGCGGTACGTCCTTCAGCGTCTGCCGCCAGTACGCGAGCTGCCGGCCGCCCCGGCTGTCCGGAGCGGTGAGGTCGCCCAGTACCTCATGGGCCCACCGGGTGTAGTCCGCGTACGTCACCGGCAACGGCTCCCAGTCCGGTGCCCGGCCCTCGGCGCGGGCGGCGTAGGCCGTGGTGAGGTCGCGGAACAGCGGCACCACGGACCACTCGTCCACCGCGAGGTAGTGCATGGTCAGCAGCAGGGCCTGGCTGCCGTCCCGGTCCGTGAGCAGGTGGGCCCGCAGAGGGGCGTCCCGCTCCAGGCGGGGCGCCTGGGCAGCGAGTTCCGCCAGCCGGGCGTCCAGGTCCGCACACCGCTCCGCGGTGAGCGCCGGGCTCTGCGCCGGCTCCTGGACGACCGTGCCCTCCCGCTCGGTGAACGCCGTGCGCAGGGGCTCGTGGCGACCCACCACGTCGGCGAGTGCCGCCGCGACCGTGTCCGCGTCCAGACCGCCCGGGGAGCGCAGCACCAGCGCGTGGTCGAATCCGGGGCTCCGGCGGTACGACTCCCACTGCCGGCGCTGGACGGGCGCCACCGGCAGGGGCGTTCCGTCCTTGGCCGGACCGCCCTCGGCCGCGCGCAGCGCGGGACGGGCGGCGGCCGCGCCCTCCAGCTTGCCGGCGATACCGGCGACGGTCAGCGCGTCGAAGACGTCACGGATGCTCAGCTCGACCCCGAACTCGGCGCGGATGCGGCCCAGCAGCCGCATCGACGCCATGGAGTGGCCTCCGAGTGCGAAGAAGTTGTCGTGCACGCCGACGCTGTCCAGCTTGAGGATCTCGCAGAACAGCTCGGCGAGGCGGGCCTGCGTCTCGGTGGCCGGGCGGGCGTCGCCGGTCATCGCGGTCCAGTCAGGCGCGGGCAGCGCCTTGCTGTCCAGCTTGCCGTTGGGCGTCAGTGGCAGCGGGCCGTCCAAGGGCACGACGAGGGCGGGGACCATGTACTCGGGCAGCAGCCCGGCCACATGGGCGCGCAGCTCCTGCGGGTCCAGCGCCTGCGACACGGATTCCCCTGTCTCCGGCACGGCGTAGCCGACCAGCCGAACGATGTCGCCTTCGCGGTCGGGCACCACGGTGGCCTGGGCGACCGACGGGTGCGAGGCGAGGGCCGCCTCGATCTCGCCCAGCTCGATGCGGAAGCCGCGGATCTTCACCTGGGTGTCGACCCGGCCGAGGAAGTCGAGGTTGCCGTCCACGCGCCAGCGGGCCCGGTCACCGGTGCGGTACATCCGGCTGCCCGGCGCGCCGAACGGGTCGGCGACGAACCGCTCGGAGGTGAGTGCGGCCTTGCCGAGGTAGCCGCGGGCGAGGCCGCGCCCGGAGACGTACAGCTCGCCCACCACGCCCGGCGGGACGGGGCGCAGGTGCTCGTCGAGCACGTAGCAGCGGGTGTTGGGGTCGGGACGGCCGATGGGCACCCGGCCGCCCGGGCGGCCGCCGTGCTCGCGGGCCGGCCACAGTGTGGAGTTGACCGTTGCCTCGGTGAGCCCGTAGGCGCAGATCAGGTGGGCTGTGGCGCCGAACCGCTCGAACAGGTCCGGCGGCACCGTCTCGGTGCCGACCAGGACGGTCGATCCCTCAGGCAGTTCGCAGCCCGGCGGCAGCGCGGACACCAGGGAGGGCGGCAGGATCATGTGGGTGATCCGCTGGTCCTCCAGGAAGTCCGTGAGCGCCGGTCCGGCGACTCTGGCCTCGTCGGTGATCAGGACCAGCCGACCGCCGTGGCACAGCGCCATCGCCAGTTCGAAGACGAAGACGTCGAAGCCGATCGACGCGAACTGCAGCACACGGCTGTCACGCTCCAGTCCCATCCGGTCAACAGCGGTGGCGACCAGGCTGGAGATGCCCTCGTGCGGGACGACCGCGCCCTTGGGGCGGCCGGTCGAACCGGACGTGTAGATCACGTACGCGGCCTGGTCAGGACCGGCCGGCCCGCCGTCCACGGCCGCGTCGGACAGCGCGTCCAGCTCCGCCGCGATGTCCGGCGCGTCGAGCAGTACCACGGACACACCCGGCGCGTCCGGGATCTTCCCGGCGACCGGCTCGGTGCCGACCACGAGGGCCGCGGCCGAGTCCTCGATCATGTACGTGAGGCGGTCTCCGGGGTGGACCAGGTCGAGCGGGAGGAACGCGGCGCCGAGCTTCTGCGCGGCGACCACCGTGGCGACCATGTCGACCGAGCGGGGCACCGCCACACCGACCACACTCTCGGCGCCGACGCCACGGGCGGCGAGCAGCCGCGCGATGCGGTTGGCGCGCGCGTCGAGCTGGGCGTACGTCACCGAGCGGGAGCGCTCGACGACGGCGACCGCGTCGGGCCGCTCGGCGACCTGCCGGGCGAACAGCGCGGGCAAAGACGCCTCGTCGACCTTGCGAGCCGTGCCGTTGAAGCCCTCCAGGACGAGCCGCCGCTCCTCGGCGGAGAGGATCTCCGCCTGCGACAGCGGCTGCCCGGGGTCCGTGACGAGGGCCTCCACCAGCCTGCGGAGGCGATCGCCCATCCGCTCGGCCGTGTCCTGGTCGAACAGCTCGGTGGCGAACTCCAGTCGGCAGCCGAGGGAGTCGGCGTCGCCGTCGGCGGAGGTGTGCTCGGTGAAGCTGAAGACGAGGTCGAACTTGGCGGAGCTGATCCGGAACGGCACGTACTCCACGCCGAGTCCGGGCAGCTCCAGCTCGTCGCCGGTGCGGGCGTGGTAGCCGACCATCACCTGGAACAACGGGTTCCGGGACAGGGACCGGGTCGGGTTGAGCTTCTCGACGACGGACTCGAACGGTACGTCGGCGTGGGAGAACGCGGCCAGGTCCGTCTCACGGACCCGGGCGAGCAGCTCGGTGAAGCTGGGGTCGCCGCTCAGGTCCGTACGGACCACGAGCGTGTTGACGAAGAAGCCGACCAGTTCGTCCAGCGCCTCGTCGCTCCGCCCGGCGATGGGCGAGCCGAGGGGGATGTCCGTTCCGGCGCCCATGCGGTGCAGCAGCGCCGCGACGGCGGCGTGCACCACCATGAACATGCTGGCGCCGCTCTCGCGGGCCAGCCGCCGCAGCCCCTCGTGGACGCGGGCGTCGAACTCGATGTCGAGCTCCGCGCCGGAGAACGCCGGGCGCGCGGGCCGTGGCCGGTCGGTGGGCAGCTCCAGCTCCTCCGGGGCACCCTGAAGCGTCGTACGCCAGTACTCCAGCTGCCTGGCGGCCAGGCTGTCGGGGTCGGCGGGGTCCCCCAGCAGCCGCTGCTGCCAGAGCGCGTAGTCGGCGTACTGGACGGGCAGCGGCTCCCAGTCGGGGGCTTCGCCCGTGTCGAGTCGGGCCGCGTAGGCGGTGGCCAGGTCCCCCAGGAACGGGCGGTCCGACCACTCGTCGGTGGTGATGTGGTGCAGCAGCATCACGACGACGTGGTCGTCCGGCGCCACCTCCACGACCGTGGCGCGCAGTGGCAGTTCGGCGGCAAGGTCGAACGGCCGGCTGACGGCCGCGTCGACGATACCGGGCACCTCGTCCTCGGTGGCGGTCAGATACTCCACCACTGGCCGCGCTTCCTGGGCGGGCAGCACCCGCTGGAAAGCCTGGCCGTCGCCTTCGGCGAAGACGGTGCGCAGCGCCTCGTGGCGTGCCGTCACATCGGCGAGGGCGGTTGCCCACGCCTCCCGGTCGAGGACCCCGCGCAGCCGCATGACCAGCGGGAAGTTGTACGCGGCCGAGGTGCACTCGATCTGCTGGATGACCCACAGCCGCTGCTGGGCGTGGGACAGCGGCAGCTCGTCGGGCCGCTCCCCGGCCGTCAGGGCCGGGCGGGCGGCGCCGTGCGAGGCGGCCGCACGCTCCACCAGGTCGGCGACGGTGGGCGCCTCGAACAGGTCGCGGATCGCGAGTTCGGCGTCGAGGGCGGTGCGGGCGCGGCTCACGAGGCGGGTGGCGAGCAGCGAGTGGCCGCCGAGCTCGAAGAAGTCGCTGTCGATGCCGACGCTGCCTTCCGGCAGTCCCAGGACCTCCGCGAAGAGAGCGCAGAGCGTCTCCTCCCGCGGGGTCCGGGGTGCACGGCTCGGGCCCGAGCCGCCGAAGTCCGGGGCGGGCAGAGCCTTGATGTCGAGCTTGCCGTTGACAGTCAGCGGCAGCGTGTCCACGGCGACGAGCGCGGACGGGACCATGTAGTCGGGCAGGCCGGCCTTCAGGTGGTCGCGCAGCCGCCGCTCCAGTGCTTCGCCCCACTCGGTGCCCGCCTCGGGCACGACATGGCCGACCAGTCGCTTGGTGCCGGCGGTCTCGTTCACGACCACGGCGGCGTGAGCGACGTCGGGGTGCGAGGACAGAGCCGTGGCGATCTCACCCAGCTCGATGCGGTACCCGCGGATCTTGACCTGGTCGTCGGTGCGGCCGAGGAAGTCCAGAAGGCCGTCGGGGCGCTGGACCACGAGGTCGCCGGTGCGGTACATGCGCTCGCCGGGCTCGCCGAACGGGTCGGCGACGAACCGGTCGGCCGTCAGGCCGGGCCGGTCGTGGTAGCCACGGGCCAGGCCGGTGCCGCCGATGTACAGCTCGCCGGGGCAGCCCGGCGGGACGGGCCGCAGCATCATGTCCAGTACATAGGCGCGGGTGTTGCGGATCGGTATGCCGACCGTGGAGGTCGCGCTGTCTGCGGTGGACCCGCCGAGCGTGTTGATCGTGTACTCGGTGGGGCCGTAAAGGTTGTAGCCGTAGGTGCCCTCGGTGCGGCGCAGCCGGCTCCACACCGTGTCGGACACGGCCTCACCGCCGAGCAGGACCAGCGCCGGGCGGTGCTTCCCTGCCGTCTCGTCCCGCTCGAGCAGACCCTCTTCGATGAGCAGCTGGGCGTACGTGGGTGTCACGTTGACCACGTCGACGCGGTGCCGGTCGCAGTAGGCGACCAGTGCCTCGGCGTCACGGCGCAGCTCCTCGTCGCAGACGTGGACCTCGTGGCCCTCGACGAGCCAGAGCAGTTCCTCCCAGGACATGTCGAAGGCGAAGGACACGGTGTGCGCGATGCGAAGCCGTCGCCCGCCCGCGGAGGCGATGGCCGGGTCGAAGATCTCCTTCTGGTGGTTGAGCTGCATGTTCGTCAGGCCACGGTACGGGGTGACGACGCCCTTGGGCCGACCTGTCGAGCCGGAGGTGTAGATGACGTACGCCGGGTGCTCGAGGCGGTCCGGCACGTCGTGGGCGAACGCGGGCCGCTCGGCGTCCGTGATCTCGCCGCCGGGCAGTGCGGCCAGCTCGGCGGCCACGGCCTCATCGTCCAGCAGGAGTTCAGGGGCGACGGGAACGGCGTCCCCGCGCAGGGTCGGGGCGACGGCTTCGGTGGACACCAGACACAGCGGACCGGTGTCCTCCACCATCAGCCGCAGCCGGTCGGCGGGGTGGTCGAGGTCGAGCGGCAGGTACGCGGCGCCGGTGCGCAGGACGGCGAACAGGGCGGCGACCATGTCGATGGACCGGGGCAGCGCGAGCGCGACGACCTTCTCCGGGCCCGCGCCGCGGGCGAGCAGCAGCCGGGC encodes:
- a CDS encoding sensor domain-containing protein, which produces MPAPLVGFAYATVVICTAVVLSVTVVGLPVLAGALVGARAIGRTERCGRGRRTRRLPRRLQAPAHPAAVDVEHGPSTAGGPALRSGNESAPQSMPDTRSSCPTGCRHRRRRPTHVAARGEATPRGRRTSRRSALCQPCWATRLAGRRSLQWDST
- a CDS encoding MbtH family protein, which encodes MTTNPFEDPQGRFLVLVNDENQHSLWPSFAEVPAGWRTVFGEDTREACVAYVESHWSDLRPASLVAQQG